The stretch of DNA ACCGGCTCCCTTTCCTCCTCAAGGGACCGCAGAACGGCCGCCCGGTCCCCGCGGGCGAGGAGCGGTCGCGCGGCGGAGCGGGCCGTGCGGCGTTCGAGGACCGCCATGGGAACGCGGAGCCAGACGACGAAACCGCCCTGTCGAAGGCGCTCGCGGTTCTCTTCCCGGAGCAGCGTGCCGCCGCCGGTCGCCACGACGGTGCCCGACCACGGCGAGACCGCGCGGACGACGCGCGCCTCCCAGTCGCGGAAAGCCGCCTCGCCCTCCTCCGCCCATAGGTCCGCCACGCGCTTTCCGGTCAGGCGTTCGACCTCGGCATCCGTGTCCAGGAAGGGGCGACGGCAGCGCGCCGCGACCCGCCGGCCCAGCGTGGTCTTGCCGCAGCCCGGCATGCCGACGAGCACGAGGTTCGGGGTCAACGGGCCTCGCCCTCCGGCTGAAGGGGGTGGCGCGCGATCTGATCCACGTAGCCCTGAAGGTTGCGCCGGACCTCCCCGAGGCTGTCGCCGCCGAACTTTTCGAGGACGGCGTCGGCCAGGACGATGCCGACCATCGCCTCCGCCACGACGGCCAGGGCCGGCACGGCCGCGACATCCGTGCGCTCCACGGCGGCGCCGGCGGCCTCTTTCGAGTGCACGTCGACGCTCGGCAGGGGATGGGTCAGCGTGGCGAGGGGCTTCATCGCCGCCCGCACGACGAGCGGCTCGCCGTTCGTCATGCCGCCTTCGAGCCCTCCGGCCCCGTTCCGCGTGCGCGCGTAGCCCCCGGACCGCGGCGCGCGGGAGGGGCCGACGTAGACGATGGGATCGTGGACTTCGGAGCCGAACCGCCGCGCGGCCTCGA from Clostridia bacterium encodes:
- a CDS encoding shikimate kinase; this encodes MTPNLVLVGMPGCGKTTLGRRVAARCRRPFLDTDAEVERLTGKRVADLWAEEGEAAFRDWEARVVRAVSPWSGTVVATGGGTLLREENRERLRQGGFVVWLRVPMAVLERRTARSAARPLLARGDRAAVLRSLEEEREPVYREFADVALDLADAHPAVNAAAIAALWEEAGLHAPRLARP